A region of Argentina anserina chromosome 5, drPotAnse1.1, whole genome shotgun sequence DNA encodes the following proteins:
- the LOC126795935 gene encoding SNAP25 homologous protein SNAP33-like, with protein sequence MFGLKKSPLRPAKRNSVDPLYPASSGSNPFDDEPAQVRQNEKHSLVGQNEKHANDKQTLFGQNTSTNPFDDGQGKENSSSYSYKSTYAERNKYKNDFRDSGGLESQSVEELESYAVYKAEETTTSVNQCLKIAEDIREDATKTLAMLHHQGDQITRTHMVAADIEQDLSRGEKLLGSLGGIFSKTWKPKKNRTISGPVIVADAATKRSSHMEREKLGLTPAPKGSSHSRTPPPEPTNALQKVEVEKAKQDDGLSDLSNLLGELKDMAVDMGSEIDRHNKAIGHMDADVDELHYRVRGATQRGRRLLGK encoded by the exons ATGTTTGGTTTAAAGAAGTCCCCGTTAAGGCCTGCTAAGCGCAACTCAGTCGACCCTCTATATCCTGCTTCCTCTGGCTCAAACCCATTTGATGACGAGCCTGCACAAGTCAGACAGAATGAGAAGCATTCACTAGTTGGACAGAATGAGAAGCATGCAAATGATAAGCAGACACTATTTGGACAGAATACTAGCACCAATCCTTTTGATGATGGTCAAGGAAAAGAGAATTCGTCTTCATATTCATACAAGAGTACTTACGCAGAGAGAAACAAGTACAAGAATGACTTCCGTGATTCAGGAGGCTTGGAAAGTCAATCAGTGGAAGAGTTAGAAAGTTATGCAGTGTATAAGGCCGAGGAGACTACAACCTCAGTCAACCAGTGCCTGAAGATTGCTGAAGATATACGTGAGGATGCTACCAAGACTTTGGCCATGTTGCATCACCAGGGTGATCAAATCACCAGGACCCACATGGTTGCTGCTGACATTGAACAGGATCTCAGTCGG GGTGAAAAGCTTCTGGGGAGTCTTGGGGGCATCTTCTCTAAGACTTGGAAACCAAAGAAAAACCGCACAATAAGTGGTCCTGTCATCGTGGCAG ATGCTGCAACCAAAAGGAGCAGCCACATGGAAAGGGAGAAGCTGGGACTGACTCCCGCACCTAAGGGATCATCACATTCACGAACACCACCTCCTGAACCCACCAATGCCCTTCAGAAAGTTGAG GTTGAAAAGGCGAAGCAAGATGATGGTCTGTCAGATTTAAGTAATCTGTTGGGAGAGCTGAAGGATATGGCCGTTGACATGGGGTCTGAAATCGATAG GCATAACAAAGCTATTGGTCATATGGATGCTGATGTTGATGAGCTTCACTACCGTGTTAGAGGTGCTACTCAACGTGGTCGTCGCTTGCTCGGCAAGTAG
- the LOC126794721 gene encoding uncharacterized protein LOC126794721, protein MSNSSSSSNSDNSFDIEELVQIGTRCKELKKEKDMLKESQSQSFGLIRSLDVHMKSLSEFRTEDKKQIQLLEKELKNCTQEIDYLQDQLNVRDTEVNLLEERVHSLELELAGMENLKVTVDRLRDELKRSYSECLFLMQELESKEVELQNSNLCIEKLEESVSSMSLESQCEIESMKLDVLALEQKCLEAKKVQEETVREKTRMSELIQELEIQCQDARKTTDYLDMDNKVLREKLDTSETNTRIFCQRVERWLENDRFEFKLESLLGELEEKHKFSTDTSTCGEVLESLFSKLAMILAPDTNLMVKMKEMTHEYELIVKQLKEELAEEKLKAKEEAEDLAQEMAELRYQLTGLLEEECKRRAYIEQASLQRIAELEAQVQKARTNSSAALLSLDEL, encoded by the exons ATGTcgaacagcagcagcagcagcaataGTGACAACTCATTCGATATCGAGGAGCTCGTACAGATTGGGACAAGATGCAAAGAG ctaaagaaagaaaaggacaTGCTGAAAGAATCACAATCCCAAAGCTTCGGGCTAATCAGG AGTCTTGATGTACATATGAAGTCATTGTCTGAATTCCGCACAGAAGACAAGAAACAGATTCAACTGTTAGAGAAAGAACTCAAAAACTGCACTCAAGAAATAG ATTACCTTCAAGATCAACTTAATGTGAGGGACACTGAAGTGAACCTTCTGGAAGAACGTGTACATAGCCTTGAGTTGGAATTGGCAGGCATGGAGAATTTAAAGGTGACAGTTGACAGGTTAAGGGATGAACTGAAGAGGTCCTATTCAGAGTGCTTGTTCTTGATGCAAGAATTAGAAAGCAAAGAAGTAGAGTTACAGAATTCAAATTTGTGCATAGAGAAACTGGAGGAGTCAGTTTCATCCATGTCATTAGAGTCTCAGTGTGAAATAGAGAGTATGAAGCTTGATGTATTAGCCTTGGAGCAGAAGTGCCTTGAAGCTAAGAAGGTGCAGGAAGAAACTGTTCGAGAAAAAACTAGGATGagtgaattaattcaagaACTTGAGATTCAATGTCAGGATGCACGAAAAACTACTGATTACTTAGATATGGACAATAAGGTACTAAGGGAGAAGCTTGATACCTCAGAGACAAATACTAGGATCTTTTGTCAGAGGGTTGAAAGGTGGCTGGAAAACGATAGATTTGAATTCAAGTTAGAGTCATTGTTAGGTGAGCTAGAGGAAAAGCACAAATTTTCAACAGATACGAG CACCTGTGGAGAAGTCTTGGAGTCACTGTTTTCCAAATTGGCAATGATACTGGCACCAGATACCAATTTGATGGTGAAGATGAAGGAAATGACACACGAATATGAACTTATTGTGAAGCAACTAAAG GAAGAACTGGCAGAAGAAAAGTTGAAGGCAAAAGAAGAAGCTGAGGATCTGGCTCAAGAAATGGCTGAACTCAGATACCAACTTACAGGCTTGCTTGAAGAAGAGTGTAAGCGTCGTGCTTACATTGAACAAGCATCCCTACAAAGAATTGCTGAGTTAGAAGCACAG GTTCAAAAAGCTCGCACAAATTCCTCTGCTGCTCTTCTCAGTCTCGATGAATTGTAG
- the LOC126794884 gene encoding zinc finger protein ZAT9-like — protein MEQDQEFKYSCKFCGKSFPCGRSLGGHMKSHLIDNNSKDDQKFINSRVKFSSLSHYTEMGSETGPQAGYGLRENPKKTWRISGSNEEALVYGNKVCRECGKGFQSWKDLIAHRKSHSNSSTNSFENEQDSETSSKVVDSQSENETTNTSRIRPRTSRRRSTRYTGTTTKTSSSKFSVVNNNASSSITEIEQEQQEEVAWCLLMLSRDVGHWGGIKYAAVLDQSTSDNDSGFSDDPSSLKMNRLSEINGAALESLKMKKLKKKMLEEEVSVGGFSKSDKTKKSLILEKIELAEAQLGSDKFNSSNTRKLQDSYEHSSKRSKYECGTCNKVFKSYQALGGHRASHKKIKGCFASKIESSENTTDFDTDISIDHPIASDHSKLSNLIHHQDVVKAESINTKSKGHSCPICLKVFPTGQALGGHKRSHLIGVSAESSKNNQRNVVIPKPATPEVRGFLDLNLPAPVEEDSSINHAATAPAQAFKPWWAGSNHKPYEALVS, from the coding sequence ATGGAACAAGATCAGGAATTCAAGTATTCTTGCAAGTTTTGTGGCAAGAGCTTCCCCTGTGGTAGATCTCTGGGTGGTCACATGAAGTCTCACTTGATCGACAACAATTCGAAAGATGATCAGAAGTTCATCAACAGCAGAGTTAAATTCTCCTCTCTTAGCCATTACACTGAGATGGGTTCGGAAACTGGTCCTCAAGCAGGTTATGGCCTCAGGGAAAACCCGAAGAAAACTTGGAGAATTTCAGGTTCAAATGAGGAAGCCTTAGTTTATGGTAATAAGGTATGCAGAGAATGTGGGAAAGGGTTTCAATCATGGAAAGATCTGATTGCTCATAGGAAGTCTCACTCAAACTCGAGTACTAATAGCTTCGAGAACGAACAAGATTCTGAGACTAGCAGTAAAGTTGTGGACAGCCAATCTGAAAATGAGACTACTAATACTTCAAGGATAAGACCCAGAACATCTAGGAGAAGAAGTACAAGGTACACGGGCACTACTACTAAAACCTCTTCTTCTAAATTCTCTGTTGTAAATAATAATGCTTCTTCATCTATTACTGAAATTGAGCAAGAGCAACAAGAAGAGGTTGCTTGGTGTTTACTGATGCTCTCAAGGGATGTGGGTCACTGGGGTGGCATAAAATATGCTGCTGTTCTTGATCAGAGTACTTCTGATAATGATTCAGGGTTTTCAGATGATCCATCATCCCTCAAGATGAATCGGTTGTCTGAAATCAACGGTGCTGCTCTTGAGAgtttgaaaatgaagaaactaAAGAAGAAGATGTTAGAAGAGGAAGTTTCCGTTGGTGGTTTTTCCAAAAGTGACAAAACAAAGAAGAGTTTGATACTGGAGAAAATTGAGTTAGCTGAAGCTCAATTAGGTTCTGACAAGTTCAATTCAAGCAACACGAGAAAGCTTCAAGATTCTTATGAACATTCTTCTAAGAGGAGTAAGTATGAGTGTGGTACTTGCAACAAGGTTTTTAAGTCATACCAAGCTCTAGGAGGCCATAGAGCTAGTCACAAAAAGATCAAAGGATGCTTTGCTTCTAAGATTGAGAGCAGTGAAAACACCACTGATTTTGACACAGACATCTCCATTGATCATCCAATTGCATCAGATCACAGTAAGCTCAGTAATCTCATTCATCATCAAGATGTTGTAAAAGCTGAGAGCATCAATACAAAGAGTAAGGGGCACTCTTGTCCAATCTGCTTAAAGGTTTTCCCAACTGGTCAGGCATTGGGTGGTCACAAGAGATCACACTTGATTGGTGTTTCAGCTGAAAGTAGTAAGAACAACCAGAGAAACGTAGTGATACCCAAGCCAGCAACTCCTGAAGTTAGAGGCTTTCTTGATCTCAACCTTCCTGCTCCTGTTGAAGAAGACAGCAGTATCAACCATGCTGCTACTGCTCCTGCACAAGCCTTTAAACCATGGTGGGCAGGAAGCAACCATAAGCCTTATGAAGCTCTTGTTTCATAG